Proteins from a genomic interval of uncultured Desulfuromusa sp.:
- a CDS encoding ATP-binding cassette domain-containing protein yields MISATNICLAYGKRTIFKDVNIKFVPGNCYGLIGANGAGKSTFLKILAGESEADKGAISVGTGERIAMLRQDHFAFDEHSVIDTVMMGHERLFKVKAEREAIYAKTEFTDEDGVRSGELEAEFAEMNGYEAESEAAVLLSGLGIGDDLLSKQMKELEGGEKIRVLLAQALFGNPDVLLLDEPTNHLDLKSIQWLEDFLARFQNTVIVVSHDRHFLNQVCTHVADIDFGKITVYVGNYDFWYEASQLALHQKQEENRKASDKAEELKSFIQRFSSNASKAKQATSRKKLLEKLTIEDMPVSSRRYPFVVFKPERACGDIILEIKDLCKSIDGVKVLDYFSLTLNKGDKVAFIGGDSLIKTTLFQILEGVIEPDSGSFRWGVTITPAFFPIDNSSYFEKDLTLVDWLLQFAPTEGESFARGFLGRMLFSGDEAKKQTSVLSGGEKVRCMLSKMMLNEANALIFDEPTNHLDLESITALNNGLMAFSEVLLFTSHDHKFLSTVANRIIEFTPAGFIDRTLTFDEYLESTEVSKMRAEHYQGETYLSL; encoded by the coding sequence ATGATCAGTGCCACAAATATCTGTCTCGCCTATGGCAAACGTACCATTTTTAAAGATGTTAACATCAAGTTCGTTCCCGGCAACTGCTATGGACTGATTGGAGCCAATGGCGCTGGAAAATCGACTTTTCTCAAAATTCTAGCCGGAGAATCAGAAGCCGACAAAGGGGCGATTTCTGTCGGAACAGGTGAACGGATCGCAATGTTGCGCCAGGATCACTTTGCGTTTGACGAACACAGCGTCATCGACACGGTGATGATGGGACACGAGCGGCTATTCAAAGTAAAAGCCGAACGTGAAGCGATTTACGCCAAGACAGAGTTCACTGATGAAGACGGTGTTCGTTCAGGAGAGCTGGAGGCTGAATTTGCCGAGATGAACGGCTACGAAGCAGAATCGGAAGCGGCAGTGCTACTCAGTGGTCTTGGCATCGGTGACGATCTTCTCAGTAAACAGATGAAGGAGCTCGAGGGGGGTGAAAAGATACGGGTACTACTGGCCCAAGCTCTGTTTGGCAATCCTGATGTGCTTCTACTGGATGAACCCACCAACCACCTTGATCTGAAATCGATTCAATGGCTGGAAGACTTTCTCGCCCGGTTTCAGAATACCGTGATTGTTGTCTCACACGACCGACACTTTCTCAATCAGGTCTGCACCCACGTTGCCGATATCGACTTTGGAAAGATCACCGTTTATGTTGGTAACTACGATTTCTGGTACGAGGCCAGCCAGTTGGCACTGCATCAGAAGCAGGAAGAAAACCGCAAAGCCAGCGACAAAGCCGAAGAGTTGAAATCCTTTATTCAACGATTTTCGTCCAATGCATCGAAAGCCAAGCAGGCCACTTCACGGAAGAAGCTGCTGGAAAAATTGACCATAGAAGATATGCCCGTGTCCTCACGCCGATATCCTTTCGTGGTGTTTAAACCGGAACGAGCCTGTGGAGACATCATTCTTGAGATTAAAGACCTGTGCAAAAGCATTGATGGTGTCAAAGTGCTGGACTATTTCAGTCTGACCCTGAATAAAGGGGACAAGGTTGCCTTTATCGGTGGTGACAGCCTGATTAAAACCACCTTGTTTCAGATTCTCGAAGGTGTCATCGAGCCGGACAGCGGCAGCTTCCGCTGGGGAGTAACCATCACCCCGGCGTTTTTCCCGATCGATAACAGCAGCTACTTTGAAAAGGATTTAACTCTGGTCGACTGGTTACTACAGTTCGCCCCAACCGAGGGGGAAAGTTTTGCCCGTGGCTTTCTGGGACGGATGTTATTCTCCGGCGACGAGGCAAAAAAGCAGACTTCGGTTCTCTCCGGAGGAGAAAAGGTTCGCTGCATGCTCTCCAAAATGATGCTCAACGAGGCCAACGCTCTAATTTTTGATGAGCCGACTAATCACCTTGATCTAGAGTCAATCACTGCTCTGAACAACGGCCTGATGGCTTTTTCGGAAGTGCTCCTGTTTACCAGTCATGACCATAAATTTCTTTCAACCGTCGCTAACCGTATCATCGAATTTACCCCAGCCGGGTTCATTGACCGAACGCTTACTTTTGACGAATACCTTGAAAGCACCGAAGTTTCTAAAATGCGCGCTGAGCATTATCAGGGCGAGACGTATCTGAGCCTCTAG
- a CDS encoding spermidine synthase — MAIPWQVLDRFETDDEGVLELRKRGAGDFLITVGTQILMNSKAQRSEMALGKLGCHQLKKHPNPQVLVGGLGMAITLRAVLDELTDCAKVLVAELNPKIKEWCLGPLAELTAAAAADPRVTVKIGDVAQLVKLAKPESFEAIIYDLYRGPGPQTDRRNDPLYGSRAIEQCHRALKNDGVFAIWGENPDPGFESRLDSAGFDVRCERPGKGGYRHAVWVATKTNCTLKNHSPQRKRKIQ, encoded by the coding sequence ATGGCTATTCCCTGGCAGGTCCTCGACCGCTTTGAAACAGATGATGAAGGGGTGCTGGAACTGCGCAAGCGAGGTGCAGGTGATTTCCTAATTACCGTCGGTACACAGATTCTGATGAACAGCAAAGCGCAACGTTCAGAAATGGCACTCGGCAAGCTTGGTTGCCACCAGTTGAAAAAACACCCCAATCCACAGGTACTGGTTGGAGGTCTGGGGATGGCGATCACCTTGCGAGCTGTGCTGGATGAATTGACAGACTGTGCCAAAGTGCTAGTTGCTGAACTGAATCCAAAAATCAAGGAATGGTGTCTAGGGCCGTTGGCGGAATTAACCGCTGCAGCTGCCGCTGATCCTCGGGTCACTGTCAAAATCGGAGATGTCGCTCAACTGGTCAAGCTGGCAAAGCCCGAAAGCTTTGAGGCGATTATTTATGACCTCTATCGCGGGCCCGGACCACAGACCGACCGACGCAACGACCCCCTTTATGGCAGCCGCGCCATTGAGCAATGTCATCGTGCGCTGAAAAACGATGGGGTTTTCGCAATTTGGGGAGAAAACCCTGACCCTGGCTTTGAAAGCCGTCTTGATTCTGCAGGATTCGACGTGCGCTGTGAACGACCAGGCAAGGGTGGCTATCGTCATGCCGTCTGGGTCGCGACAAAAACCAACTGTACACTTAAAAACCACAGCCCGCAACGCAAGAGGAAGATTCAATGA
- a CDS encoding RNA-binding S4 domain-containing protein, with protein sequence MKSFILEGRKFIELYKILKIEGLSSSGGEAKAVIAAGQVLVNGATETQKRKKITAGDTVEFNSEKILVCSN encoded by the coding sequence ATGAAGAGTTTCATTCTGGAAGGTCGCAAATTTATCGAACTCTACAAAATTCTAAAAATTGAAGGATTGTCCTCCAGCGGCGGTGAAGCGAAAGCAGTGATTGCTGCAGGTCAGGTTTTGGTCAACGGAGCGACAGAAACACAGAAACGGAAAAAAATCACTGCCGGTGACACCGTTGAATTCAACAGTGAAAAAATTCTCGTTTGCTCCAATTGA
- a CDS encoding MATE family efflux transporter, producing MIHFNRKKFKLLRTEAGLLLPLAAPILAAQLAQQALAFTDTVMAGRVSATDLAGVAVGGSIWGPLFLFLYGVLLAITPMVAQLYGAGKISETGPLARRGVLVSLPLVLIIILLLRNASIVFSPMGVDPQVAAISADYLKAISWGVPALTLFFLLRNLSEGLGMVRPSMLIGLACIPVNVAGNYVFIYGKLGFPAMGGAGCGWASALSLWFMCGCMVLTIWRVRRYNMTHFFDLTRKCGVEDAVQFIRLGLPIGISLLVEASIFALIALFLSPLGAMTVASHQITLNYSSMIFMIPLSISSAITIRVGHAIGRRRFDRARLVSIAGITLNSLIALLTAALTMVFARHIAGIYTHDQQVITIAVGLLYLNALYQLSDAFQVGAAAALRGYKDTRVPLLMVIISYWGIGLPLGYSLALTNTFGSPLGAKGFWLSLLIGLSVAAILLGLRLRKVARKEIVFSERG from the coding sequence ATGATTCACTTTAATCGAAAGAAATTTAAGCTGCTACGGACCGAAGCCGGATTGTTGCTTCCTCTGGCGGCGCCGATTCTGGCTGCGCAATTGGCACAACAAGCTCTTGCTTTTACCGATACCGTGATGGCCGGCCGCGTGAGTGCCACTGATCTTGCTGGTGTTGCGGTTGGCGGCAGTATCTGGGGGCCGCTGTTTCTGTTTCTTTATGGAGTCCTGCTGGCAATTACTCCTATGGTTGCACAATTGTATGGAGCAGGGAAAATTTCTGAAACCGGACCCTTGGCGCGCCGTGGAGTTCTTGTCTCGCTTCCCCTCGTCCTCATAATCATTTTGTTGCTACGTAATGCCAGCATCGTTTTTTCCCCAATGGGTGTAGACCCACAGGTTGCTGCTATTTCTGCTGACTATCTTAAAGCGATTTCCTGGGGCGTTCCAGCGTTGACTCTGTTTTTTTTATTACGAAATCTGAGCGAAGGCCTCGGGATGGTACGGCCCAGCATGTTGATTGGCCTTGCCTGCATTCCTGTGAATGTGGCAGGCAATTATGTTTTTATTTACGGCAAACTCGGTTTTCCAGCCATGGGAGGAGCCGGTTGCGGCTGGGCATCCGCTCTCAGTCTCTGGTTTATGTGTGGCTGCATGGTTCTGACTATCTGGCGGGTCAGGCGTTATAATATGACCCACTTTTTCGATCTTACCAGGAAATGTGGTGTCGAAGACGCAGTTCAGTTCATTCGCCTGGGACTGCCGATCGGTATTTCTTTGCTGGTAGAAGCCAGTATTTTTGCCTTGATTGCTTTGTTTTTGTCGCCACTGGGAGCGATGACGGTCGCTTCACATCAGATTACCCTGAATTATTCTTCCATGATTTTTATGATCCCTTTAAGTATTTCCAGCGCCATCACCATTCGGGTTGGCCACGCTATCGGCAGGCGTCGTTTTGACAGAGCTCGACTGGTGAGTATTGCGGGAATAACTTTGAATTCATTGATTGCTCTCTTGACCGCAGCTCTGACTATGGTCTTTGCCAGACACATTGCCGGGATCTACACACATGATCAGCAGGTTATCACCATTGCCGTCGGCCTTTTGTACTTGAATGCCCTCTATCAATTGTCCGACGCCTTTCAAGTCGGTGCGGCCGCAGCCTTGCGCGGCTACAAAGATACGCGTGTTCCGTTGTTGATGGTTATTATTTCCTACTGGGGGATTGGTCTGCCCCTTGGGTACAGTTTAGCTTTGACCAATACATTCGGTTCTCCGCTCGGGGCTAAAGGTTTCTGGTTGAGTTTGCTGATAGGTCTCAGCGTTGCGGCAATATTGCTGGGCTTACGGTTGCGTAAAGTTGCCCGCAAGGAGATTGTTTTTTCCGAGAGAGGGTGA
- a CDS encoding DMT family transporter: MRHHSSTSPQPFPLLKLLFGSICISFSPIFIKLADVPPDTAGFYRQLFAAMSLLVLMFLRRENLKMAQRPRLLLWLGGAVLAIDFMCWHRSIVLIGPGLSTLLANFQIFFTALFSWLFFKQKISKMFILAVVMALCGLFFITGVDVKSLEKGYELGILLGLMAAIFYSGYILLLKMSLNDSSVNSVAAMLMVAIPSALLLAVIAPLNGASFIIPDTNSLFALIGVGVVSTTLGWSLISSAIKHIQATVAGLILLLQPTLALVWDTLFFDRPTGGIEIFGILLILSAIYIGSDRK; the protein is encoded by the coding sequence GTGAGACACCACAGCAGCACCAGCCCTCAACCATTTCCACTGTTGAAATTACTGTTCGGCTCTATCTGTATCAGCTTTTCCCCCATTTTTATCAAACTTGCTGACGTTCCACCTGACACCGCAGGATTCTACCGACAGCTGTTCGCAGCGATGTCGCTCTTGGTGCTGATGTTTTTACGTCGCGAAAATCTGAAAATGGCACAACGCCCAAGGTTGTTGCTTTGGCTCGGCGGGGCTGTTCTAGCCATTGACTTTATGTGCTGGCACCGTAGTATCGTCCTTATTGGTCCCGGATTGTCAACGTTGCTGGCTAACTTTCAGATTTTCTTCACCGCCCTGTTTTCCTGGCTATTTTTCAAACAGAAGATTTCAAAGATGTTTATTCTGGCGGTAGTTATGGCCCTCTGCGGTCTGTTTTTTATTACTGGAGTTGACGTAAAGAGTCTTGAAAAGGGCTATGAATTGGGAATCCTTCTGGGCCTGATGGCAGCCATTTTTTATTCCGGCTATATCCTGCTATTGAAAATGTCACTCAACGATAGTTCCGTAAACAGCGTCGCGGCCATGCTCATGGTTGCCATCCCCAGCGCGCTGTTACTCGCCGTTATTGCGCCACTGAACGGTGCATCATTTATCATTCCCGACACCAACTCGCTTTTTGCTCTGATCGGTGTCGGTGTTGTCAGTACCACTCTCGGCTGGTCACTCATTTCATCGGCAATCAAACATATCCAGGCTACGGTTGCCGGTCTGATCCTGCTGTTGCAGCCAACTCTTGCGCTGGTCTGGGATACTCTTTTCTTTGATCGGCCAACAGGAGGAATCGAGATTTTCGGTATTCTCCTGATTCTTTCAGCTATCTATATCGGCTCAGATCGAAAATAG
- a CDS encoding GreA/GreB family elongation factor, giving the protein MKLFTAKLMDKEALRDQILTRLKSDYALLLQAAKTAHAAAIHEESIPDNKYATLGLEASYLAQGQANRAQEIQQAIQEYQQLSLPQFSAESVIRLTAVVQLEDDAGKMRLVFLGPAAGGLVLELDGVEIMIITPVSPLGQELLGRQVGDQIELKSNGIREYEIVSIC; this is encoded by the coding sequence TTGAAATTATTCACCGCTAAACTCATGGATAAAGAGGCTTTGCGTGATCAGATTCTGACTCGATTGAAGTCTGATTACGCTCTGCTTCTGCAGGCGGCGAAGACCGCCCATGCTGCTGCAATCCATGAGGAGAGCATCCCCGATAACAAATATGCAACTTTAGGCCTGGAGGCGTCTTATCTTGCTCAGGGCCAGGCCAATCGCGCTCAGGAAATTCAGCAGGCGATACAAGAATATCAGCAATTGTCATTACCGCAGTTTTCCGCTGAATCGGTTATTCGTTTGACTGCAGTCGTGCAGCTGGAGGATGACGCAGGAAAAATGCGGCTGGTTTTTCTGGGCCCCGCTGCGGGGGGACTGGTGTTGGAGCTTGACGGGGTGGAGATCATGATCATTACCCCGGTTTCACCTCTGGGGCAAGAGTTGCTTGGCCGACAGGTTGGAGATCAGATCGAGCTTAAAAGTAACGGTATACGAGAATACGAAATTGTTTCAATCTGCTGA
- a CDS encoding aspartate/glutamate racemase family protein yields the protein MKTIGLLGGMSWESTVLYYQLLNEGVRERLGGLHSAKVLMHSVDFAEIEQFQVNGQWQEAGNKLGDAALGLTLSGADMILICTNLMHKVAPIIEAQIKVPLLHIADATGKAIKGQGLKKVGLLGARYTMEEDFYRQRLLDNFGLDVIIPEPEDREYVHQAIFKELCVGKFTDGTRKNYLTIIDKLRDQGAEGVILGCTEIPLLVRQDDTDLPLFNTAALHARYALEQAFTEDENSNS from the coding sequence ATGAAAACGATTGGTTTACTGGGTGGAATGAGTTGGGAATCTACGGTTCTGTATTATCAACTCCTCAATGAAGGAGTTCGGGAACGTCTTGGCGGTTTGCATTCGGCCAAAGTTTTAATGCACAGCGTTGATTTTGCCGAGATTGAGCAGTTTCAAGTCAACGGTCAATGGCAAGAGGCGGGAAATAAACTGGGTGATGCGGCGTTGGGATTAACGCTCTCCGGAGCAGATATGATTTTGATCTGTACCAACCTGATGCATAAAGTTGCGCCCATTATTGAAGCGCAAATCAAAGTGCCTTTACTCCACATTGCCGATGCTACAGGCAAGGCGATCAAAGGGCAGGGGCTGAAAAAAGTCGGCTTGCTGGGAGCCCGCTATACCATGGAGGAGGATTTTTACCGGCAACGGCTGTTGGATAACTTTGGTCTGGATGTTATCATCCCCGAGCCTGAAGATCGGGAATATGTTCATCAGGCTATTTTCAAAGAACTTTGTGTCGGAAAATTTACTGATGGAACGCGTAAGAACTATCTGACTATTATTGATAAATTGCGTGATCAGGGGGCGGAAGGGGTGATTCTCGGTTGTACCGAGATACCGCTGTTGGTTCGTCAGGACGATACCGACTTGCCGCTATTTAATACGGCGGCATTACATGCCCGTTATGCGTTGGAACAAGCTTTTACTGAGGATGAAAATAGCAATTCTTGA